A window of the Euwallacea fornicatus isolate EFF26 chromosome 15, ASM4011564v1, whole genome shotgun sequence genome harbors these coding sequences:
- the Lamtor1 gene encoding ragulator complex protein LAMTOR1 has translation MGCCWSLLNLFCKDDSSLQNGEPNERTHLLVDPVSNNINIQRVNSDDLLSRNSNDLPIKTDEQSALTRILQETATNVIDVAALDSHNLQQHEYLERVKQYNIKVQQVLGANRNQLAVKLKNCVLQDVAQPEKILGADLIGPEDVALINSSLEAAVSAINDINVDHKEDLVVPFGLGLNS, from the exons ATGGGATGTTGCTGGAGTttgcttaatttattttgcaaagaTGATAGCTCATTACag AATGGAGAACCCAATGAGAGAACACACCTACTAGTAGATCCAGTATCAAACAacataaatattcaaagaGTGAATAG TGACGACCTTCTAAGCAGGAACTCTAATGATTTGCCTATAAAGACTGACGAACAATCTGCTTTAACCCGAATACTGCAAGAGACAGCAAC GAATGTTATCGACGTAGCCGCTCTAGATTCTCATAACTTGCAGCAACATGAGTATCTTGAAAGAGTAAAACAATACAATATAAAGGTGCAACAGGTTCTTGGAGCTAATAGGAATCAATTGGCagtgaaactgaaaaattgtGTACTGCAAGATGTGGCGCAGCCCGAAAAGATACTGGGAGCCGATCTAATTGGTCCTGAAGATGTTGCATTG ATTAATTCTTCCTTGGAAGCAGCTGTAAGTGCTATAAATGACATCAATGTGGACCATAAGGAAGACTTGGTGGTACCATTTGGATTGGGGTTAAATTCATAG
- the Xe7 gene encoding A-kinase anchor protein 17A, which produces MNVFQRCPNTSELEPLYLPQQLYLRPIAKLNISLQLPNVKKLGKSISHWEIMDKIKEVIKPHEFSLLKVTKTTMEFVRFEAEVEKSSKLEWVISKLNNKMIKLKDFAEMMRLKAAEWHSEFPNRRVWDAFFSEAKNMDEMKAGERPDTMHISNIPSKWFVPTHLSHDEEATPSEKILFKVFEKFGNIRYVDIPICDPYRKKMKDHISGLKFSCFEKMEWFEGYIQFKDYISFTKAMDFFRDKKLVHKDDDGYTEVEIRVDFDKTKHLCDASIRRREIVRDRLVEKAKEKEEKDRKALEDKKKQEEAERKKEENLKTQKEIRRRMREEKRKAKILKKLEITGSDEINEKIAKEEKKLVKVQRKLQAIRLLEELFRRIKEKNDGDIHHYNVPDPGGDELRRLKTIQELDYLNQKEKLHNAVKGRAMLKSILSERVKPKKISDSSDSDLSPDDNSDHWRNTSSIQGHHPTELMYGGHAPVPPPMYSSPYQPMSMYPPFRTSIYPDIDIYAVYRSRGRGRGRGRGRGGNFNPRVPYPPEVYEEYSTRYHSKPRYQHDDRRRSRSYSPRNSRKNRSYTRSRSRSYSRRRSRTRSRSWSKWRPDRRHDRNSRSSSRSHRRSRPRSRDRSRSKSEKRSRSKDLRSRSKSSSRNVRKRRSRTRSREKSLETSKFMTPRRLPDQKEQEKRRSRSKSWSVPKEREATTRSWSKSPEKVCD; this is translated from the exons ATGAATGTTTTTCAGAGATGTCCCAATACGTCCGAATTGGAACCTCTGTACCTGCCGCAGCAGCTCTACCTACGCCCCATTGCGAAACTGAACATATCCCTGCAACTGCCCAATGTGAAGAAACTGGGCAAAAGCATCTCCCACTGGGAGATTATGGATAAAATCAAGGAAGTGATCAAACCCCATGAATTCAGCCTCCTAAAAGTGACTAAAACCACCATGGAATTCGTTAGATTCGAGGCCGAAGTAGAGAAAAGTTCTAAGCTAGAATGGGTTATAAGCAAGCTGAATAACAAAATGATCAAGCTAAAAGATTTTGCTGAGATGATGAGGCTTAAAGCTGCAGAATGGCATTCTGAGTTCCCCAACCGTAGAGTGTGGGATGCCTTCTTTTCTGAAGCTAAAAACATGGATGAAATGAAGGCTGGAGAACGGCCTGATACAATGCATATTTCGAATATTCCTTCTAAATGGTTTGTACCAACCCATTTGAGTCATGATGAGGAAGCAACGCCCTCAG aaaaaattctctttaaagtttttgaaaagtttggtAACATTCGTTATGTGGATATCCCAATTTGTGACCCATATCGCAAGAAAATGAAAGATCACATTTCTGGACTAAAATTTTCTtgctttgaaaaaatggaatgGTTTGAAGGTTACATTCAGTTCAAGGACTACATCAGCTTTACTAAGGCAATGGATTTTTTCCGAGATAAAAAATTGGTGCATAAAGATGACGATGGATATACAGAAGTTGAAATTAGGGTTGATTTTGATAAAACTAAGCATTTGTG TGATGCCTCCATTCGAAGAAGGGAAATTGTTAGGGATAGATTAGTGGAAAAggcaaaagaaaaagaagagaaagatCGAAAAGCTTTAGAGGATAAAAAGAAACAAGAGGAGGCTGAGAG aaaaaaagaagaaaatttgaaaacgcaAAAGGAAATACGTCGTCGAATGCGCGAGGAAAAACGCAaggcaaaaatattgaaaaagttgGAGATAACTGGCTCTGATGAGATCAACGAGAAAATTGCCAAGGAAGAAAAGAAGTTGGTCAAAGTACAAAGAAAATTGCAAGCTATTCGATTGCTTGAAGAATTGTTTAGGAGGATTAAA gAGAAAAATGATGGAGATATACATCACTATAATGTACCAGATCCAGGAGGAGATGAG CTAAGAAGACTGAAAACTATTCAAGAATTGGACTATTTGAACCAAAAGGAAAAGTTACATAATGCAGTCAAGGGCAGAGCTATGTTAAAGAGTATTCTTTCAGAGAGAGTAAAgcctaaaaaaatttcagattcCTCTGATTCAGACCTATCACCAGATGACAACTCTG ATCATTGGAGGAACACGAGCTCAATACAAGGGCATCATCCTACAGAATTAATGTATGGTGGGCATGCGCCGGTCCCTCCTCCAATGTACAGTTCCCCATATCAGCCTATGTCTATGTACCCTCCATTTAGAACTTCTATCTATCcagatattgatatttatgcTGTCTATAGGAGCAGAG GTCGAGGAAGAGGTAGAGGGCGAGGCAGAGGTGGAAATTTCAACCCAAGAGTCCCATATCCTCCAGAGGTTTATGAGGAATACTCTACTCGTTATCATAGCAAACCCAGGTATCAGCATGATGACAGACGTAG GTCGAGATCGTATTCCCCAAGAAATTCACGAAAAAATCGCTCTTATACAAGGTCGAGAAGTCGTAGTTATTCAAGGAGGAGATCAAGAACTCGTAGTCGCTCTTGGTCTAAATGGCGGCCTGATAGGAGGCATGATAGGAATAGCAGAAGTAGCTCTAGAAGCCATCGTAGATCAAG aCCCCGGAGCAGAGATCGTAGTAGGTCAAAATCTGAGAAACGTTCTCGATCTAAAGATCTAAGATCTCGAAGTAAAAGCTCCTCTAGAAACGTTAGGAAGAGGAGGAGTAGGACAAG gTCAAGAGAAAAATCCTTGGAAACTTCTAAGTTCATGACCCCGCGACGGTTGCCAGACCAAAAGGAGCAGGAAAAGAGAAGGAGTAGGAGCAAGTCCTGGTCTGTGCCTAAAGAAAGAGAAGCAACCACAAGATCTTGGTCAAAAAGTCCAGAAAAAGtttgtgattaa